A section of the Hemibagrus wyckioides isolate EC202008001 linkage group LG04, SWU_Hwy_1.0, whole genome shotgun sequence genome encodes:
- the cotl1 gene encoding coactosin-like protein, with protein sequence MATRIDKEACRDAYNLVRDDTTDINWASFKYEGATIVPAGHGTDYEEFKSQCTDDNRLFGFVRITTGDAMSKRAKFTLITWIGENVSGLQRAKISTDKTLVKDVCQNFAKEFMVSDLRELEEDYIRNELKKAGGANYDAQAE encoded by the exons ATGGCAACGCGGATCGACAAAGAAGCTTGCAGGGACGCCTACAACCTGGTCCGGGATGATACCACAGATATAAACTG GGCATCCTTTAAGTATGAAGGGGCAACAATTGTGCCAGCAGGACATGGGACAGATTATGAAGAATTCAAAAGCCAATGCACAG ACGACAACCGTCTGTTTGGTTTTGTGAGGATCACAACAGGAGATGCCATGAGCAAACGGGCCAAGTTCACCCTCATCACCTGGATCGGGGAGAACGTGAGTGGACTTCAGAGGGCTAAGATCAGCACGGACAAAACGCTGGTGAAAGACGTCTGTCAG AATTTTGCTAAAGAGTTCATGGTCAGCGATCTTCGGGAGCTGGAAGAGGACTACATCCGAAATGAGCTGAAGAAGGCTGGTGGTGCCAACTACGATGCTCAGGCTGAATAG